The nucleotide sequence ACCAGCAACTCCCAAGTTTGCCTATGGCTTTGTGACCCTGAAAAAGGTAATATCATTTCTGCTTTAATAGGGCAAATTATTACAGAGCCAGGGGTTGCTGTGATTGATCCAAATAACGGTTGCCTTTTCAGGTTGGCAACATCAGTGATCTGTTGAAAACCCTATCGCCCCTTGGGCCAGTGGAGTCTCAGTATCCTCTGACGTTTGAAGAGATGAAACAGGTATGGTGTCTGTCTGAAGGCAACAACAGTAAACCAGTACAGAGGACAGTAAACCTCTTGAAACATGGAGAACTTCTAGACTGTTGTGTCTGCAACCTGTCATGTCCATTGTGTTCAGTACTATGGATACGTGCTTTATCGGACCACGCTGCCCCGGGACCTCTCCGAGCCTACGCCACTTATCTCTCCACTGAATGGGGTTCATGACCGTGCATATGTGTCCGTCAATGGGGTGAGCCTTCACAATGAACTTTTGTTGTCAGACTTTGCAGGTCAGATATAGGGAAAACATCACAGGTTAAGACCAGGCATGATTGCTCCTAAAATGTTGGTTGTAAAAATTTGTAATTCTTACTGaagttattttctgtttttttaatgttcatactgagtgtctgtgtgaacaGGTTTTCCAGGGTCTGCTGGAGAGAGACACTGTGCTTGTGATGAACCTCACTGGACAGCAGGGGGACACGGTGGACATCCTTGTTGAGAACATGGGCAGGGTGAACTTTGGCAGCAAAATAAATGACTACAAGGCAAGACAGCAAAGTCCAATCCTGTAGAGAGTAAATGACACTCTAGtttctgcacacacattcacgTTTTAAGGCTCATGTTGTGTCTGTTTAAATCAACTAACTACTAAAtcattttgtcttatttttgttttgaccTCACTAAAACCCATCAAACACACAAGTATTGACATATTTATACCCCTTTATGTCTTGCACATTTGAGAAAggtgacaaataaaaaatataaagcaTCATTATCAAACTAAATAGGGGCATGATCTAAGTTCTATATAGTCTTGCATAACCAGACTTGTTTCATACTTTGCCCGtgcttgagaaaggtctggctgaacATATCAAAATTCTGCACTAAGGCAAAACAAATgctctgggttgtttgtatttctttaaaccagtcACAATTGTCTTGGGCTGCACgaagcccaggatgcagcaatGGCGACCTTGCACAAGTTGTGTCGGGAAATATGAACCTTAAGATTGATACAGCCACAGTACGTTGGACAGTTCTTATCAGAGATGTGAACAACTCtaaaatatttatgaaaaatgtaaacattccCACTTGTTTGATAGTAAGTGTGATGAAAACCTACTTACAACAAAGTACAAGTAATAGATGGTAACCAGTGTGTCTACTGCAGGGCCTTCTGAGTGACCTCATCCTGGGTAAAGATGTACTGACTAACTGGAAGATCTACCCTCTGGACATTGATGGAGCCATCGCAGGTGGATGGCCTCATTCAAACAGTCAAAAGTCTCCCCCTGCTCCTTGGAAAGAGCCTTCACTTGGACCAGTCTTCTACAGGGGGACCTTACAGCCCAACGGCCTTGCCTGGGACACCTTTCTCAAGCTCAATGAATGGACAAAGGTAATGTTGTTCATTTGGGGTTGACACTTCATTCCTATGTGTGTACAAGTAATTGTATCGTCATCATTGTCTTCTTTTGTATCAGGGTCAGGTTTGGATTAATGGTGTGAATCTGGGACGATACTGGCCGGCCAGAGGCCCTCAACAGACTCTTTATGTCCCTGGACCCCTGCTCAGCACCACCCAGCCTAACAACATCACAGTGCTGGAGCTGGAAGGGGCCCCAGCACACCTACGGGTTCTTTTTATGGACCGGCCTCAGCTTAATGTCACCGCTGGAAAGTCTTAACAGAACGCAATGAGTTTTGTGCCACATTTACACAACACTGATTACGAGTAGTCCTCTGAAAAACTCACCTGACGTCAGAAGATGCTCAATGCTTTTTTCTGCATTATTTCTGTGGCATCATTATTCTCTATCACTTCAGATATCAGTGTCGCACTTGTTACTAATTCCTCTATCATTGCAATTCAGTGTCAATTGCTTTCCAACAGCAGCTTCAGTCAAACAGTGATCCAGTGATAATTTTGTCTTTTGATGCCTGTGGAAAAATGACATTGATATACAAACAGTATTACAGTTTTTTAttgcatttgatttttttttttttttttaccttttccATATTTGCAGATACcgtgaataaatattacattatgTTTTATTACAGTATATGCACCCAGTTGTCTGTGTTGATCTACTACAATTTAATTATATCTAAGTGTATGTTTAGAGTTGAAAATGAAACTAGCACCTTGGCAAGACACAGccatatcagaattttatcaaGGCTGCTCAAGTTCACTGTTAGTCTGAATGAGGTAGCTTCCTTCCAGGTAAGATTTTCCGCACAGGTAGGTTTTAGGTCTTGCCTGGAAGAGCATTGGCTTTTCGATGTGCTTGGACACAGCGAGGGGTGCAGAAGGAAAACTCGAGGTACTGAAATGGGATCTTCCCGAGCAGAGACTCTCCACACATCCAGCACCTCCtggagacaaagacaaacaaaaagcatgttaaattttgagatatttatacgtcaaaaaaaatgacagtattgCTTTTGACTGTAAATGTATGAGCTCTTGAGTGTTAACTCTACAGTATTATTGTGACTAAGCTCAATGAGAGGATGGCTCTTGTGGGACTTACTTGACATTGGAGAGACCGACTCCTGTTGCAGCTACCTGCTCCGCTaacctcctctctgctgccagAGCTCTCTGTAATCAAAAAGGTAACACTTCACTCTTtcaagatgttaaaaaaaaaaaaaatctaaatttcagAGTAAAATACACATTAATTCACCTTTTCACGATCAGTCAGAGATGCAaacctcttcttctcttctgccTCCGACTCttgtttcctcttttcctccttctgctctttctctcGCTGTTTCCTCAGCGCCTTCTGTGcctttttcttctctgtctttttcgATTCAATCTCTGCCGTTAGCGGCCCGGGGACCTTGAGGTGCAtgagtgtaaaaaaaataagtgcTATGCTTCTATTTAATGGGATACATGTCAAAAGTTAAGACTGTGCATTATTACCTGCGCCTTGATGTAGTCGTATTTGTCAGGATTCTCACCCATGTATTTACGAAAGACGTTCCTCGTGTCTTTGTCAGGGGCGACGATATACGGCGTCTGCCCTTTGTTATTCCTGTGAAGGATTATTGCAGAATTAATGTTTAAGTCTTGATTCAACTACAATTGCTGCAAATTATCATGCAGAAATTTTACCTTTACTACTCTGGagtatattcatttttataccTGCAGGCTGGGTCTGCGCCTGCGTCCAGGAGCAGCCTGACCACGGCCTTCTGTGCAGCTGCTGAggcaacatgcagcaaagtgaaccctgTCGAGTCTATGGGCTTGTTAAGGATAGTTAGAGGACTTGGGATATCAGAAGGGTTGCTCTCCGGCTGCTCTTGACTCTCTGACGTTTCTCCAGGAAGCTGAAGGAGTCTGCATAGAGCGTCCACATCCCCAACCTTACAGGCTGTAAACATCTCATCCCTCAGGGCATACTCTGATGATTCATCATCAATTTCTACAGACACAAAAGCTAAATTAGTATCTTAAACCTTGTATATTGCACAAGTGACAAGTTGCAACAATGAGAAACAGGCGCAACATAATAGTGAGAAAGAAACACTCACCTTCCAGTTGTTTCTTACTCTGtgctttcctcttcctcttgttcTTTGATTGCGTCTCTTGAGGGGCGTCTTCTGCTGGTGTAGCCTCCGGCACTTCCTCTTCTTGATTGTCTGCCTCTGTGTTACTCAACTCTGTCACACAGGGATGTGAAATTTCATTAACCTTGCAGAACTTTTAAGTGCTAAATAAGCATTCCTTCAGTTTCTATAGTACAGCTATAGGAATCTGTGTGACGACACACTAGACCAGACCTACCCTCATTTTGCAGTTTagtttcctctttctttttcctcctccttctcctgtgCCTGGGGGGATAGATTTCAGACTCCCTGAGGTCCAGAGTTCCTATTGTCAGCTCCACCATCTCCAGCTGGATCTCTCCGCCATCTTCTTCATCAGAGCTATCGGGCTTTTCTCCTGCTGATgccaaaaataaagaaagtgtaCTGCAACATTAAAATTCACAGTAAATAAACCTTGTGTTAGCTTAATTTAAAGCTTAATTTTGCCATTATATTTTATCAACAGTGTCCATTTTAACCTCTTAAGCTTACCGGTCTCTTGACTggtatttatttctgctgttggtttgacagtttttttccaGGTCTTCTTAGCTGGACTGAAAACTGCAGACACGTCTGTTTCTTTCCCTGCAACAAGATATTTCGCACACAGTATTGATTATACCCTGGCTGTATGACAATGAGCAGATAACATGTCATTATTCCAAGGATATAATTCAGCTCACCATAAACATGGACGGCGGAAAGCACCTCGTGTACCCTCTGTGCCTCTCGAAAGGTTGCCCTGCGTGTGGGAAATGGGAGAGTGCGGACCCTGGGATCTTTTTTGTCAAGTGGAGCCAGGCGACCACCAAAAAAGATGCTTTTGTTATAGCTGGGGGCTCGGACAAATATCGTAGAGGCCTCCTTCAAGTGTTCCGCCCAGCTGACCAGAAGATCCTGAATGTCCTGTAAAAGGATATATAAGTGATAAAACATGTTATCTCACCTTATCATTGAGGTGCATCATACTATAATACtgtattaaattattaaaatcagtttaattaagcactgaacaaaaataaaatgagcaGTATATGTTTCTGACAGTATAGAGACAGAGCACAATTAAGTCCCACCCACACTGGTGAGGAAAACAATTCATCGCCCTCCCTTGACTTTGTATTGCCTGAAGGTGCTTCCTTATCACTTACGTTGGCtagcaaacaacagaaaaatgcctGAAAGCTGCTGTGTTTTGGGATGCACTACCAACAAGGCAAAGAACCCACAACTTAGGTTTTATAAGCTCACAAACTGAAAAACTGAGCCTGTATCCACTTTAGTCTTGTTACAGGCTCAGCTGCTGTAAGACATGAGGCATCAGAAGGAAGAATGGGAAAACTGTAGGATCCTGACACTCATAAATAAGTTACGGGCGAAAAACTGGATTTTCCAAGCACAGTAAAAACAGCCAGCACCTGTAACGTAGTCCAATCTTTTGAGTGTGTTTGATAAGGGCCCACATTAACCCTGTAGCAGCCCTGACACAGAGAGCAAACTGGTTTTGTGAATAGGCAGCACCCTGGCACCACGGATGCATCGAGGCGTTCTCACAGAGGTAAATAAAATTGCCTCTCGTAGAGGAGGATGGACACCCTGACAGAAACTTGTACTACAGAAAAATTTATGGAGCTCAGCAGGAAGTATAATCAGGGTTACATTGATTGTCAATAGCCAAGCAACTAAACACCAGGCTTAAAGAGCAGCATCGTTTGTTTGTAAAAATCTATCAATGTAAATGACAGTGCTGTTAAATGGACTTGCCTTGACCAGTGCCGCCTCATTGTGCCGCCTCAGAGCAGCTCCTGCAGACTTTGGCGTGTGACTGCGGTTCTGAGAGTCTCTGAGTCCTTGAGCGGTGCCTCGCTTCGCCCGCACCGTGTATCTGTGGAAAGTCTTGTGCTGAAGGACTTCTTttctgtaaaataaacacattgtgTTGGGCAGATACCCACACACTACTGAGCAGGCTGTCCTGTAATTTAAGGCACTGAAAGCAAACAAGCCAAAAAACTGTCCACTCACCCTTGGAACACAGCACCAGCAAAGTGGCCTCCACCTGTCATTAGAATGACCCACACAGTCTTATTACTTATGGCCTTCAGCGAGGATGCTGCGTCTTGCTCATCATCTGACTGAAATATTAcaggaacaaaacatgtaatcagaataaaaaatcaaatgtctgttaacatacatattacacacTGCACCATGGAACTGCTGAGTCTCACCTTTCCCTGCAGAATGCAGCGATACACTGACAGATATTGTCCAGCTGAGTTCTGGAAAACCACCTTGCTGGAGAGCCGGTCACTAAATAAACTGGTCTCAGCTGAGCTCTCATTATCAGTGCCAGTGACGTTGCTGTATGTTCCCCCACTCTCACTATCTGAGTCTTCCTCTGAATCGGACTCTGAGCCTGAGATACTTGACATGTCTCCTGTAAAGCGATAACTAAAAATCAATCAACTGTAACAAACACTCCTGCAGTACATCACTGTCATTTAGGTGTCAGACTCTGCTTTCCTCACCGGCTCCAGTCTTCCTCTCAAACTCGTCAGCTGTGACCGACGGCATTCCCGAAATCTTTAGCCTCAAGTTGAAGCGATGCCAGTCGAGCTTGTAGTGCTCCATCTGATaagacaaaacatgttttactcAAATGAAGACCCATGCTCGAGCATCAACAGATATTGAGGTTTGAAGTTGTGTTGTCACCTGGTCTTCACGACTAATAAAGGGGCATTTGCAGGCTGAGCAGACCATCTTGTCTGACACCTCTCTAACCAGGCTGGACTCTCGCTGTctttcatcctctggggatttGTCTTCCAACTCTATGAGGAAGGAAATACAAGGCCAGGTTGAAATAGACAGAAAATGAAGAGTATTGtctttaaagggttagttcagagaCAATGGCTTCCCCATCATAACGGGCTGTTGAGAGGTAAAggagtgaaaatactctcagtatagcatacacttaaactgatattgatgttttttagtgggactttttaggtggcttgaatatgttttgttgctgacccccatccacagcagtacattgcttagcttccgggGCAGCACTCCAGCCTGTTCCTACAAACTcggggcgtgctgactgacatctactgtatgtaataaacTGACTATGGATACGTACCCTAATCCAGAAAATCTATCCCTttaatacagacacacagtggtggaatgtgACTGCATACACTGACTCAAGTATTGTACTTAGGTACCTGTTTGAAGTACTTCATACACTTTCTGTCCAGTTAAAGCCCTATATCTCCAGATCTGGTGATTTTGAATTTGAAGTTTTCTGATAAAATGTTCCTTTATGTGCTGAGAAAATTCTCCTACTTGTTAAAGCAAAATAaactcctttaaaaaaaaaaaaactcggaTTAGCTGTATCGTTACTAAATTGAAAACAAGGCTGTTTTTTTGACACCATGAAAAGCTGACTTTTTTAGAGATACTTGGTTCTGACAGGACATCAACACTACAAACATATAATGATCATATAGAATAtaatgcattgctgtagattaaattACACAACAGCTAATAAAAGGAGTTAAAATAAGCACAACCTTGATCATCTACAGAAGTAAAATGCAATACATTAATGCAGAGGTAATTCATAAACATCATAACCAATCCATGTATGAATGTAACTAAGTAGATTTACTCCACCTCCACCagcactgtacttaagtacaatttggAGACATTTGTGCTTTCCTTTccttgtattttcattttctgcagGTCTATACGTCTACGCCGATACATTTCAaagcaaatattgtactttgtactacattttaaataatctttttatctttgcacctcttgtctgcTATTttaaatggtgatttttttttaaattgaacatCATTTCGTAATTAATTTGACCTTTTAtaacttttttctctttttattcttttctgtatcctttattatgttgtatattttattgctctgtaaagcactttgagttgtCCTTGTGTATGAAATGCCTATATTATGTTAGAACTTTCATTACTAGTTACTTTGATATTgctaaaaaatataaacaaactaATAGATTATAATATATCATTATAGGTAAAGCAACCCTGCAGTATATAGAGTAATTAAGCGTATCCccatctttaccagctgcaacgttaaagtgatgtacacatgaatgcatcaataattgTAATCCAATAACAGGCCATTCTGCATGAGTGCATTCACTTTTGCTTCTTTATGAATTTCTTAATGCtatttaatttgcattttcacttAAGTAAGATTGTTGATACATGGCttttatttttagtatttttacactgtggtactGCTATTTTTATTCAAGTAAAACTCTTTCACCACTGtacataataataaaacattgacagggaacattttactgcacaatgaGTAAGTTTGAGTACATTTTGCTGGAAATACTAagatacttttacttaaatacagtttgaatgcagggcttttacttgtagtggagtattatCTGTActcttacttaagtaaaggatgtgaatacttcttccaccaatGCAGAAAGCACAGCTACAGTTCATACATACCCTCTGGGGCTGGGTCAGTGTTTACAGCCTGCTTCAGGACGGAGTTCACTTCTCTCAGTCCAGTCAGAGCCTCATCATTTGGGGTCAAATGGAAAACGGAGCGGCAGTCGGCACCAGTCGTCATTGTCactcctgttttcttttctacCTCATGACCTGCTAAGTTACATCAGAAACAGAGAAACATATGTTACGTTTTGTTTTGGACTTATCCAAAATAATACGTTTCATTCGGACGCATTCATAGTAATTAACGACACTAGAGTGTTGTTAGCAGCTTAGTCAGGCTCTTACAACATCACTGTCATTAGCTGGAAACAACGTAGAAACCAGTTTTACTCtaaaagctaacgttatcttagctgatgtcactgtgtctCTGCTCCTTGAACGGCACGTGCAGCACTGACTAACAGTTAATAGTGACTCATTAAAGGCTGAGCTGTCCACCTTTGCGTATACGTTAGGTCTTTAAGTATATTACAACTATTGTAAGTTACAATTAACTAACTTAAAAATAGCAGACAACTTACCTTAAAAGGATGTGTGGGTAAGGAGCGCTAACGTTGTGTTACAGAGTGTTACCTCATGACAGACCTACGGAAGCCCGAAAGCGACAATAAAGCGAAAATGAGCAGGCGTCCACAGATTAAAGGTTGCAAACTAGCCAGTGTTTGCTGCAGCCATCCATGGATTCTATGTACATTTGCTTTGTACTGCACTGATATATATTTTGCtgtacttgtactttgagtATTTACATTAGTTtacaacatttatattttatattacttATAAATATTACATTACTTATACTGTGCAAATTAAGATTATGACTACAACATAATCACTGTTTCTTGATATAGGTTATgctacccagcagtatacaggctaaagtaaattaaattagCCCCATCCTGCAACAGTAAAGTGAGCTATACAATAATGTTTCACTAGTTATAATCTATTAATAAAGTTtgagtgcttttatttttggtagtctactttaagtatatattaattctaatacttttgttgttgttttttacatacTAAGTGTTTTAATCGGGGGTTTATACTTGTAAATGGCTGTGTGTTCCAATACCTCTACTACCGTACTATTTAGTgcgccagaaaaagatttaataTGTCCCAGTACATAACATGTCTAATgaagtatgccaaaaataccaggatgtcctATTACATCTGGTtgcattttgcagtatgcaagccagcttttctggctattctgacccacgaTCCTCTGCACAGCAGAAGTTACCTTACATACTGAGCTGCACACagatgacagctgattgacagctcgttggcagctgagtgacagctgtcagaagtcacaatgacagctgacagcacatTCATATAACGGATGACCTGTCAAATAGGAGTATTAATTGTTAAATGATAAAGAAAATGCATATGTATTTTCACTGTCATGAATATAACGCTCTCTGGATTGACCTCCATCTATGGCGAGCTTGGTTAACAGAGGTTTGTCTTATCCCCAAGGTAAAGGACATATGAGAAAGAGGTTCAGAGATCAGGGTGTAATATCAtgagaaagtagtatgtcctgattgtgtgcatgCTGCATGTAACAATACAcatttttaagggcagctgcagtatctactaaaagtaaaaagtatgtgattcagAACACACTCAGAGTGTTTCTACACTGTGGGTGGGAATTATAATGTCAGCAACGGGATTTCAGGGCCATAGGCCATAGCAATGTGGAGCATATTCAATGTGTCAAGGAAGACAAATAAATTTCAAACAAAGGGGCTGTAACCTGATTGTAAGAGGTCCCAAAGGCTTTTAATGTGACTTTGGTATCTGTTTCATTTCAGACTATATCTATCCCCC is from Epinephelus moara isolate mb chromosome 7, YSFRI_EMoa_1.0, whole genome shotgun sequence and encodes:
- the ankzf1 gene encoding ankyrin repeat and zinc finger domain-containing protein 1 isoform X1, which codes for MTTGADCRSVFHLTPNDEALTGLREVNSVLKQAVNTDPAPEELEDKSPEDERQRESSLVREVSDKMVCSACKCPFISREDQMEHYKLDWHRFNLRLKISGMPSVTADEFERKTGAGDMSSISGSESDSEEDSDSESGGTYSNVTGTDNESSAETSLFSDRLSSKVVFQNSAGQYLSVYRCILQGKSDDEQDAASSLKAISNKTVWVILMTGGGHFAGAVFQGKEVLQHKTFHRYTVRAKRGTAQGLRDSQNRSHTPKSAGAALRRHNEAALVKDIQDLLVSWAEHLKEASTIFVRAPSYNKSIFFGGRLAPLDKKDPRVRTLPFPTRRATFREAQRVHEVLSAVHVYGKETDVSAVFSPAKKTWKKTVKPTAEINTSQETAGEKPDSSDEEDGGEIQLEMVELTIGTLDLRESEIYPPRHRRRRRKKKEETKLQNEELSNTEADNQEEEVPEATPAEDAPQETQSKNKRKRKAQSKKQLEEIDDESSEYALRDEMFTACKVGDVDALCRLLQLPGETSESQEQPESNPSDIPSPLTILNKPIDSTGFTLLHVASAAAQKAVVRLLLDAGADPACRNNKGQTPYIVAPDKDTRNVFRKYMGENPDKYDYIKAQVPGPLTAEIESKKTEKKKAQKALRKQREKEQKEEKRKQESEAEEKKRFASLTDREKRALAAERRLAEQVAATGVGLSNVKRCWMCGESLLGKIPFQYLEFSFCTPRCVQAHRKANALPGKT
- the ankzf1 gene encoding ankyrin repeat and zinc finger domain-containing protein 1 isoform X2 encodes the protein MTTGADCRSVFHLTPNDEALTGLREVNSVLKQAVNTDPAPEELEDKSPEDERQRESSLVREVSDKMVCSACKCPFISREDQMEHYKLDWHRFNLRLKISGMPSVTADEFERKTGAGDMSSISGSESDSEEDSDSESGGTYSNVTGTDNESSAETSLFSDRLSSKVVFQNSAGQYLSVYRCILQGKSDDEQDAASSLKAISNKTVWVILMTGGGHFAGAVFQGKEVLQHKTFHRYTVRAKRGTAQGLRDSQNRSHTPKSAGAALRRHNEAALVKDIQDLLVSWAEHLKEASTIFVRAPSYNKSIFFGGRLAPLDKKDPRVRTLPFPTRRATFREAQRVHEVLSAVHVYGKETDVSAVFSPAKKTWKKTVKPTAEINTSQETGEKPDSSDEEDGGEIQLEMVELTIGTLDLRESEIYPPRHRRRRRKKKEETKLQNEELSNTEADNQEEEVPEATPAEDAPQETQSKNKRKRKAQSKKQLEEIDDESSEYALRDEMFTACKVGDVDALCRLLQLPGETSESQEQPESNPSDIPSPLTILNKPIDSTGFTLLHVASAAAQKAVVRLLLDAGADPACRNNKGQTPYIVAPDKDTRNVFRKYMGENPDKYDYIKAQVPGPLTAEIESKKTEKKKAQKALRKQREKEQKEEKRKQESEAEEKKRFASLTDREKRALAAERRLAEQVAATGVGLSNVKRCWMCGESLLGKIPFQYLEFSFCTPRCVQAHRKANALPGKT